GGGACCGCGACGCCGATGAAGATGAAGATCAGCAGGGCGGGCAGACCGCGGAAGATCTCGATGTACACGCCTGCGAACCAGCGGTACGGGCCGACCGACGACAGCCGCATCAGCGCGATGACCATGCCGAGGGCGAGTCCGACGACGAAGCCGGACAGGGTGTAGAGCACGGTGTTCTTCAACGCCAGCGTGATGACGTCCGGGAACATCTGGCCGGCGATGTCCGCCTGCGCGAACTGGTTCTTCAGCCGCCCCCAGTCCGCCGAGACCGCGAAGGCGATCACGACGGCGACGAAGACGACGTACTGCGCGCCGCGCGACAGGCTGCGCTTCTGACGTCGGGTCAGTCCCTTTTTGCGGGGCTGGAGTTGTGTGTCCGCCGCCGTCATGAGGCGGAGGGGGACGCGGCCGACTCCTTGTACGGGCCGATCCACTTCTCGTACAGCTTCTTGTACGTGCCGTCCGACTTCGCGTCCGAGATCGCCTTGTTGACGGCGGTGAGCAGCTTGGTGTTGCCCTTCTTGACCGTGAAGCCGTACTGCTCACCGGTGTTGATCTGCTCGGCGAGCTGGAAGGCGTCCGCGTTGGCCTTGGTCTTCAGCCAGCCCTGGACGACCGGGTAGTCGATGACGACGGCCTTGACCTGGCCGGCGCGCAGGCCGTTGAGGACGGCGTCGGAGGACTCGAAGGACACCGGGTCGAAGCCCTGGGCCTTCACGTAGTCCTCTCCGGTGGTCTGCGCCTGGGCGCCCAGCTTCGCCTTCTTCGACTTGACGTCGGCGAGCGAGGCGATCCCGCTGCCCTTGGCGACCAGAAGGGCCTGGGTGGCGTCGAAGTAGGGGTCCGAGAAGTCGACGTTCTTCTTGCGCTCCTCGGTGATGGTCATGCCGGCCGCGGCCAGGTCGCAGCCGCCCGAGTTGAGCAGGGCGCCGGTCTTGAAGTTCTCGAAGGGGGTGTCGAGGATCTCCTGCTTCACACCGAGGTTCTTGGCGACCAGGTCGATCATCGAGACGTCGAAGCCCTGGACCTTGCCGTCGATCTCCGACTGGAAGGGCGGGTACGGCAGGTGGGTGCAGGTGGTGAGCTGACCGGCCTTGACCAGTTCGACCCCGCCCGCGGCGGTCTTCGAACCGCTGCCGCCGTCGTCGGTGGAGGTGCACCCGGAGGTGGTGACAGCGACGAGCAGGAGCCCCGCCGTCGCGGTGGTGACGGCCAGGACGCGGGGCCGGCGCCCGGAGCGGTTGTTCACGGAAGGCCTCCTGTGCGGGAACTGTGGGTTCCGATTATAAGGAGAAGTTTGGGTCTCTCAAATCAAACCGGTGGTTCCAAGGCCGTTCAGCCTGAGAAGTCGCCAGTTCAGGTGGGGTGCCCCAGGGGACTACCCTCGATCACCTCTACCCCAGAGAGCGAAGAGAGCACCGTCGTGACACACCCCTTCCTGGACCTGGCCCCGCTGAGCGCGGCGCAGTTCGCCTCCATCGAGGACCGTGTGGCGCGGCTGCTGCGCACCGAGCAGGACGTCGTGATCATGCAGGGCGAGGCCCTGCTGCCGCTGGAGGAGGCGATCCGCGGTACGGCCGGTCCGGGCACGACCGCGCTGAACATCGTCACCGGCCCCTACGGGCAGACCTTCGGCGACTGGCTGCGCGACTGCGGCGCGACCGTGATCGACCTCTCGGTGCCCTTCCACACGGCGGTGAGCGCCGGGCAGATCTCGGCGGCCTTCACGGAGCACCCGGAGATCGACTTCGTGTCGCTGGTCCACGCGGAGGCGGCGACCGGCAACACGAATCCGGTCGCGGAGATCGGGGAGGTCGTACGGCGGCAGGGGGCGCTGTTCTATCTGGACGCGGTCGCCTCCGTCGGGGCCGAGCCGGTGCTGCCGGACGCGTGGGGTGTCGACCTGTGCGTGATCGGGGCGCAGAAGGCGATGGGCGGGCCCGCGGGTGTGTCGGCGGTGTCGGTGAGCGAGCGGGCGTGGGCGCGGATGGCCGCGAACCCGGCGGCGCCGCGACGGTCGTATCTCTCGCTGCTCGACTGGAAGGAGCGCTGGATCGACGGCGGCCGCAAGGCCCTGCTGCACGCTCCGGCGCAGTTGGAGATGCTGGCGCTGGAGGCGTGCGTCGAGCGGATCGAGGCGGACGGCCTGGACGCGGTGATGGGCCGGCACCGGGCGGCGGCCGCGGCGACGCGGGCCGGTGCGCGGGCGTTGGGCGGGGGCCTGGAGCCGTACGTCCACGCGGATCACGAGGCGGCTCCCGTCGCCACCACACTGCGGGCACCGGCCGGGACCGTCGCCTCGGAACTGGTGTCCCGTGCACTGTCGTCCGACCCCGCGCTGCCGCTGGCCGCGGGCGGGGGTGCGCTGTCCAAGGAGATGATCCGGGTCAACCACTACGGGGTGGACGCGACACGGGGAGCGGTACGGGCGAGCCTCGCGGCACTGGGTGCGGCACTGACGGAGCAGGGGCTCACGGTGGACGTGGAGGCGGCCCTGCGCGCCACGGACACCGCTTGGCACTGACCGCCCCGCTTCGGCACGCGCGCCGAAGCGGACACGCCGACAGTCTTACGAGAAGGCATAAACGGGGTTACCGGAGCATAATCCCGAGAGTAATTGTGGAGTTTATCGAAGAACAGCTTCCCATATTCTCCTGCCCGCTTTTCTCGGACCTAAACGCAAAGATTCTGCGAACGCGGGCGGGAGGAATTCGGGTGGGTCTCGCGGAGGTTACATCGCTGTGACGCGTTACACATGTTGATCAATTCGTCCCTTATTTACGGGTCATAACGGGGCAGGTCGGGCGACTCTCGCGCGTTCGTACGCGCCCGCGTGATAACACATGGAGTGCCCGGCCGTAACCCCACCCGGCGATGCAATTTTGAATTTCCCTCGGTAAATTCAATTCGCATGACTGCCGCACAAGCAGACCTGCAAATCGACCGGCCGACGGTCGCCGACGGAGCCGCGCTCTGGCGGATCGCCCGCGACTCGAAGGTCCTCGACCTGAACTCGTCGTACAGCTATCTGCTGTGGTGCCGCGACTTCGCCGCCACCTCGGCCGTCGCACGGAACGAGAACGGGGAGCCGGTCGGCTTCGTCACCGGGTACGTCCGCCCGGACCGGCCCGGCACCCTGCTCGTCTGGCAGGTGGCGGTGGACTCGGCGTACCGCGGCCGCGGACTCGCCGCCGCCCTGCTCGACGGACTGACCGCGCGGCTCGCCGCCGAGCGCGGGCTGACCACCCTCGAGACCACCATCACGCCCGGCAACGCCGCCTCCGAGCGGCTGTTCACGGCGTTCGCCGAACGCCGTGGCGCCGCCCTGGAGCGCGAGGTGCTGTTCGACACGAGCCTGTTCCCCGACGGGCCGCACGACCCCGAGGTCCTCTACCGCATCGGTCCCCTCTCCCCCTGACGACCGACACCCCGCACTTCCCCCTCACGCCAGCCCTGCACTCTCCCCCACGCACCGAGGAGCGATTCGTCGTGACCATCACCCAGCCCGACCTCAGCGTCTTCGAGACCCTCGAGTCCGAGGTACGCAGCTACTGCCGCGGCTGGCCCACCATCTTCGACCGCGCGCAGGGCAGCCGCATGTACGACGAGGACGGCCACGCGTACCTGGACTTCTTCGCCGGCGCCGGTTCACTCAACTACGGCCACAACAACCCCGTGCTGAAACGGGCGTTGATCGACTACCTGGAGCGGGACGGCGTCACGCACGGGCTCGACATGTCGACCACCGCCAAGCGGGCGTTCCTGCAGGCCTTCCAGGACCACATCCTGCGGCCGCGCGACCTGCCGTACAAGGTGATGTTCCCCGGCCCGACCGGCACCAACGCCGTGGAGTCGGCCCTCAAGCTGGCCCGGAAGGTCAAGGGACGCGAGTCCATCGTGTCCTTCACCAACGCCTTCCACGGCATGTCGCTGGGGTCGCTCGCCGTCACCGGCAACGCCTTCAAGCGGGCCGGTGCCGGCATCCCGCTGGTGCACGGCACGCCGATGCCGTTCGACAACTACTTCGACGGCGCCGTCGAGGACTTCCTGTGGTTCGAGCGGCTCCTGGAGGACCAGGGGTCCGGGCTCAACAAGCCGGCCGCCGTGATCGTGGAGACCGTGCAGGGCGAGGGCGGCATCAACGTGGCCCGCAAGGAGTGGCTGCAGGCGCTCGCCGCGCTGTGCGAACGGCAGGACATGCTGCTCATCGTCGACGACATCCAGATGGGCTGCGGCCGCACCGGTGCCTTCTTCTCCTTCGAGGAGGCGGGCATCGTCCCGGACATCGTCACCGTGTCCAAGTCCATCAGCGGCTACGGCCTTCCGATGTCCCTGTGCCTGTTCAAGCCGGAGCTGGACATCTGGGAGCCGGGCGAGCACAACGGCACCTTCCGCGGCAACAACCCGGCCTTCGTCACCGCCACCGCCACCCTGGAGCAGTACTGGGCGGACGGTTCCGCGATGGAGAAGCAGACCAGGAAGCGCGGGGAGCAGGTCGAGCAGGCCTTCATCTCCATCACCGAGGAGAACCTCGCCGACGTGAAGGAGTACCGCGGGCGCGGGCTGGTGTGGGGCCTGGAGTTCCACGACAAGGCACGCGCCGGGAAGATCGCGCACCGGGCCTTCGAACTCGGGCTGCTCATCGAGACGTCGGGCCCCGAGAGCGAGGTCGTGAAGCTGCTTCCGGCGCTCACGATCACCCCCGAGGAACTGGACGAGGGACTGAGCGTCCTCGCCCGTGCCGTCCGGGAAACCGTCTGAGAACCCCTCTCAGCACACCGTCCATCTAGGAGGCATCGCAGCACCGTGATCGTCCGTTCGTTCAAGGACATCGAAGGCACCGACCGGCATGTGAAGGCCGCTTCCGGCACCTGGGAGAGCAAACGCATCGTGCTCGCCAAGGAGCGGGTCGGCTTCTCACTGCACGAGACCATCCTGTACGCGGGTACGGAGACGTCGATGTGGTACGCGAACCACATCGAGGCCGTCGTCTGCGTCGAGGGCGAGGCCGAGCTGACCGACCACGAGAGCGGGCAGACCCACTCGATCACGCCCGGGACCATGTACCTCCTGGACGGGCACGAGCGGCACACGCTGCGGGTCAAGGAGGAC
This is a stretch of genomic DNA from Streptomyces sp. NBC_00285. It encodes these proteins:
- a CDS encoding transporter substrate-binding domain-containing protein, whose translation is MNNRSGRRPRVLAVTTATAGLLLVAVTTSGCTSTDDGGSGSKTAAGGVELVKAGQLTTCTHLPYPPFQSEIDGKVQGFDVSMIDLVAKNLGVKQEILDTPFENFKTGALLNSGGCDLAAAGMTITEERKKNVDFSDPYFDATQALLVAKGSGIASLADVKSKKAKLGAQAQTTGEDYVKAQGFDPVSFESSDAVLNGLRAGQVKAVVIDYPVVQGWLKTKANADAFQLAEQINTGEQYGFTVKKGNTKLLTAVNKAISDAKSDGTYKKLYEKWIGPYKESAASPSAS
- a CDS encoding pyridoxal-phosphate-dependent aminotransferase family protein, which codes for MTHPFLDLAPLSAAQFASIEDRVARLLRTEQDVVIMQGEALLPLEEAIRGTAGPGTTALNIVTGPYGQTFGDWLRDCGATVIDLSVPFHTAVSAGQISAAFTEHPEIDFVSLVHAEAATGNTNPVAEIGEVVRRQGALFYLDAVASVGAEPVLPDAWGVDLCVIGAQKAMGGPAGVSAVSVSERAWARMAANPAAPRRSYLSLLDWKERWIDGGRKALLHAPAQLEMLALEACVERIEADGLDAVMGRHRAAAAATRAGARALGGGLEPYVHADHEAAPVATTLRAPAGTVASELVSRALSSDPALPLAAGGGALSKEMIRVNHYGVDATRGAVRASLAALGAALTEQGLTVDVEAALRATDTAWH
- the ectA gene encoding diaminobutyrate acetyltransferase — its product is MTAAQADLQIDRPTVADGAALWRIARDSKVLDLNSSYSYLLWCRDFAATSAVARNENGEPVGFVTGYVRPDRPGTLLVWQVAVDSAYRGRGLAAALLDGLTARLAAERGLTTLETTITPGNAASERLFTAFAERRGAALEREVLFDTSLFPDGPHDPEVLYRIGPLSP
- the ectB gene encoding diaminobutyrate--2-oxoglutarate transaminase, whose translation is MTITQPDLSVFETLESEVRSYCRGWPTIFDRAQGSRMYDEDGHAYLDFFAGAGSLNYGHNNPVLKRALIDYLERDGVTHGLDMSTTAKRAFLQAFQDHILRPRDLPYKVMFPGPTGTNAVESALKLARKVKGRESIVSFTNAFHGMSLGSLAVTGNAFKRAGAGIPLVHGTPMPFDNYFDGAVEDFLWFERLLEDQGSGLNKPAAVIVETVQGEGGINVARKEWLQALAALCERQDMLLIVDDIQMGCGRTGAFFSFEEAGIVPDIVTVSKSISGYGLPMSLCLFKPELDIWEPGEHNGTFRGNNPAFVTATATLEQYWADGSAMEKQTRKRGEQVEQAFISITEENLADVKEYRGRGLVWGLEFHDKARAGKIAHRAFELGLLIETSGPESEVVKLLPALTITPEELDEGLSVLARAVRETV
- a CDS encoding ectoine synthase — encoded protein: MIVRSFKDIEGTDRHVKAASGTWESKRIVLAKERVGFSLHETILYAGTETSMWYANHIEAVVCVEGEAELTDHESGQTHSITPGTMYLLDGHERHTLRVKEDFRCLCVFNPPVTGREDHDENGVYPLLTEPEEV